Proteins found in one Microtus pennsylvanicus isolate mMicPen1 chromosome 14, mMicPen1.hap1, whole genome shotgun sequence genomic segment:
- the LOC142835009 gene encoding large ribosomal subunit protein eL34, translating to MVQRLTYRRRLSYNTASNKTRLSRTPGNRIVYLYTKKVGKAPKSACGVCPGRLRGVRAVRPKVLMRLSKTKKHVSRAYGGSMCAKCVRDRIKRAFLIEEQKIVVKVLKAQAQSQKAK from the coding sequence ATGGTCCAGCGTTTGACATACCGTCGTAGGCTCTCCTACAACACAGCCTCCAACAAAACTAGGCTGTCTCGAACCCCTGGCAACAGGATTGTTTACCTTTACACCAAGAAGGTTGGAAAAGCACCTAAATCAGCATGCGGTGTGTGCCCAGGCCGACTCCGAGGGGTTCGTGCTGTGAGACCGAAAGTCCTCATGAGATTGTCTAAGACAAAGAAGCATGTCAGCCGGGCCTATGGTGGCTCCATGTGTGCCAAGTGTGTCCGTGACAGGATCAAGCGGGCTTTCCTTATTGAGGAGCAGAAAATTGTTGTGAAAGTGTTGAAGGCACAAGCGCAGAGTCAGAAAGCGAAATAA